The Acetivibrio cellulolyticus CD2 genome segment TCCCAGCAAAGATGACAATGCAAGTGGTGCAGTAGAAAACGCAACGATACCATCAATGGAATAGAGAAACAGCTTCCAAAATGACCACTTGCTCTCGCCACCCACACGTTCAACGTTTTCGTATTCCAACCACTTGGTACTAAAACCAACCCATGAAAAAATCCCCTTAGAAAAGCGGTTATATTCATAAACAGATAATATAGAATTGGTCATTTGACGTGTCATCAACCTAAAATCTCTGGCACCATCAACAATTTCAGTATTACTGAGTTTCCTCATGATTTTATAAAATTGTCGTGCAAAAAAAGAACGAATCTTTGGTTCACCAATTCGGTTGACTCTCCTTGCAGCTACACAATCAAATCCTTCTTCTTTGATTCCTTTATACATTTGAGGTATCATCGTTGGAGGATCTTGCATGTCGGCATCTATGATAGCAACATAATCCCCCGCTGCCATCTCCATTCCTGCATACATAGCTGCTTCCTTTCCAAAATTTCTTGAAAAAGAAACATATTTAACTTTTTGATCTTTTGCTGCAAGTGCACGAATTATTTCTAATGTTTCGTCTTTTGAACCATCATCAACAAATATGTATTCAAAACTAACTTCCGGCATCATTTGGGCTATCTCACACAATTTATTGTGTAAAACATGCAACACTTTCCCCTCATTATAACAAGGTATAATAATTGATATATAATCTGACGTTCTCGTCCTTCTGGTAATCTCACCGTCTGGTTGAATTTGAGACTCAAGAGATTTATACATTCTGATTTCTCCTTTAAATCATAATTCCGGCGACATTTAGTTCCGCTCGATTTTACGACAATTGCTTCATAAATTAATCAAATAAGAAAATAAAGGCTTTATCGATGGTTTCATTCTATAAATTCAGAGTAATGCTTAGTCGAGCAAGATCGTTTTGGTCTTTGCTAGTTATTTCATTAGTCAATATGAATTATTTCAGTGCTATAGTCAAAAAGCACTGCTCTTCCATCATTTTCAATAAAGTTAACAATGCTGGCCATCATACTGTCTGCATGGCCTGATTCATTTGATACACACGATATGCCAATTACAGCTCTTTGCCATTTATCATTAAGATCAACCTCTGCAACTGATGCATTGAACTTTGACTTAACCCTTTCAACCAAACTCTTTACTATATGCCTTTTTTCCTTTAATGAAAAAGCTTCATCTATTGCCAAAACTACTTTGCAAACTCCGATAACCATTTTTCACCTCTAAATATCACTTACATGTCTACAAATTAATTATTAATATATACTTCAACTGCGCATTAAATCAGGTTTTTATTAAACTACCTTATAAAATTATTGTCTGATTTAGAATATCCTAATTACTTTATAACATTATAACATAACTTTTCATATGTGGAAATTCAAAATAAAAATTGTTATAATAGTTTAAGTATATGCTAATTAATAACTTGCTGTTGATGCTTCAAGTACTTTATTTTGTAGTTCGATTTTTTTTGATAATTTTAATCAATACTTCAAGGAGCCAATGCTATGTCTAAAATACTTGTTATAGATGATGAAAGAACTATCCTGGATAATATAAAATTTGTTCTTGAACTTGATAACAATGAGGTAATCACCTTTTCAAAGAGTGAGGAAGGTTTTGAATTTTTTAAAAATAACTATACAACTATTGATGTTGTACTTACTGATATGAAAATGCCTGATTTATCAGGGATGGAAATGCTCCGAGAAATAAAAAAGATAATGCCTGAAATGGGCGTAATTATACTTACAGGTCATGGAGACCTTGAAAATGCAATTCAGGCAATGAAAGAAGGAGCCTTTGAATATTTAAAAAAGCCAGTAACTGCTGATAACCTTACCATTGCAATTAATAATGCCGTAAATAAGAAGAATC includes the following:
- a CDS encoding glycosyltransferase family 2 protein — translated: MYKSLESQIQPDGEITRRTRTSDYISIIIPCYNEGKVLHVLHNKLCEIAQMMPEVSFEYIFVDDGSKDETLEIIRALAAKDQKVKYVSFSRNFGKEAAMYAGMEMAAGDYVAIIDADMQDPPTMIPQMYKGIKEEGFDCVAARRVNRIGEPKIRSFFARQFYKIMRKLSNTEIVDGARDFRLMTRQMTNSILSVYEYNRFSKGIFSWVGFSTKWLEYENVERVGGESKWSFWKLFLYSIDGIVAFSTAPLALSSLLGIFLCLIAFITIIFTIVRQLVWGGSAYGWSSMVCIILFLSGIQLFCIGILGQYLSKTYLEAKNRPIYIVREQSGGNDESK
- a CDS encoding DUF503 domain-containing protein; protein product: MVIGVCKVVLAIDEAFSLKEKRHIVKSLVERVKSKFNASVAEVDLNDKWQRAVIGISCVSNESGHADSMMASIVNFIENDGRAVLFDYSTEIIHID